The Vibrio metoecus sequence TGATACTGATACTGTATTATGTGCTGGAGTTTTACGCTGGCGTAAACGCTCAGCACTTGTGCCATATAATGATGTGCCTGAATTAACAAAAACGCGTTGCTTACCTATAGATAATTCAAAACTCAAAGTATCTGCATGTGCATGACCTGGTAAATAGTCAGGCCCAACATTTGCGTGATCAAAAATAACAGTGTAGTTCGCTAATGAGACTCGACTGTAACCACTGTTCTTGTTGGTAATTAATTTTTTTTCAACATTAGAATATATTAGACCTAATTTTCTCGCATAAGAGAAAATTTGCTGAGGGCGCATCGCTATACCAATAGCGGAATCATTAAAGAAGCTAATCTCACCATCGTCGTGCATCATGGTCGTCAACCAGAATAATGCTCTTTCTGCCACGCCAGTCCACTTCGGCAAGCAAGCTATAAGCTCTTCTCTATTACTTGTTATCGCTAAGTCAATCAGCTCTAGCAAGTCCCACAATAAGATTTCATGATACATTGGCGAGAGTTCAAAATGCGCACCATCCGCTAAAAACTGCTCATCCAATTCATTATTCAGCAATTTAACACCAAGAGTCAGTAATTTATCAGAATTTCCCCCTTTTAAATAAGCACCAACAAAAGTTAGTGCTTTAGCATTTGCAAATAAATGGTTGCCTAGAATATGGTATTCAAGTTGTTGAGCAAGGACATTAGCTTGTTCCAAGATACTTTTTAGATATTTAGGTTCTGGATCTACTTGTACACTTAGCCATTTTATCCAATTCACTAAACGCAACGAAATTGGATAAGGCTCCCAACCGTTACCAATACATGGTGGATTTTCAGCAACCCATCTATCAATGAATTCTTGATGCAGATGATGCCTTGAGGCACCATCTTGCGAACTCAAATCATCAAAATAATGTAAGTTGTACAACCATAATTTAGGCTTAGTTGAGCAATTCCAATTTTCTGGCTTGTTTACAGTGCCTATTTGATTTAGAAACTTTACTTCGCCGTTACTGAATATGCTTTGTTTATTCAGTAACGGGCCAGACCATCGCCAAAAAAAATGATTGGGCTGACCACTATCAACAAATTTAGGTTTAAAGAAACGGTAATAAATTCTATAATATACTTGTTTAAATTTAAGATATTTAACTGTGTGATATATATTAAATATATTTTTTATATGCTTACTCATTGCTGTCTAAGCTGCTCTGCTATATCTATAGAAACCTTCGCCACCTCAAAAATTTCACTTATATCAATAGGAGACCTGTTACCATAACGAATAGAATCTAAAAACAATTTTGAGCACAAATTTTGACCTTTATCCTGCTTCCAAAGATTCATTCTCTTAAAATCTTTAAAGCCAAAACCTTTTAGCTTTACAAAGTTATCTAGCTGTAACACCTTACCATCAGCAAACACTTCTATACGTTCTTTCGGGAAATTTGCTGCGCCATTTGCATAATACTGAATGGTGCCAAGTGAACCATCAGCAAAACCAAGTATAATAGCCGCTTTGTCTTCAGTAACATCTACAGAGTCACTATCCCCCATCCTACGAGCTTGAACAGAGACAATCTCACTACCTGCAAGAAAACGCATTAGATCAACAAAGTGGCATGCTTCACCTATGATTCTACCACCACCAACACCAATGTCCTGTGTCCAATGGTTTGCTGGAATACAACCCGCGTTTATAGTCATAATGAATGATTTGGGGCCTTTTATTGGGTCAATGAGTGATTTCATTTTTTGGATTTGTGGTGCAAAGCGTCGATTAAAACCAACCATCAATTTAGGCGGATTATTTGATTGAGAAGCTTCAGCATATACTGACTTAACTTGCTCTAGTTCTTCATGGTGAATAGCCAGCGGTTTTTCAACAAACACATTTTTACCAGCTGATAACGCTTTTTTGACAAAGTGTGCGTGGCTATTATGGCGTGTGACAATAACCACAGTATTAATCTTTTCACTTTCAATCAGTGCATCTGTATCGGTTGTTGCTTGTTTGAAGCCAGCTTGATTACCATGAATCACACCATTTATACCACTAGAGGTAGATATGCTATGCAGTTGTGCACCCGCATTTTTAAATGCAGGGATCAAGACGCGAGACGCATAATTACCAGCACCAACAAACCCTACAACAGGCTCACCAGCCTTATACTCAACT is a genomic window containing:
- a CDS encoding heparinase II/III family protein, which codes for MSKHIKNIFNIYHTVKYLKFKQVYYRIYYRFFKPKFVDSGQPNHFFWRWSGPLLNKQSIFSNGEVKFLNQIGTVNKPENWNCSTKPKLWLYNLHYFDDLSSQDGASRHHLHQEFIDRWVAENPPCIGNGWEPYPISLRLVNWIKWLSVQVDPEPKYLKSILEQANVLAQQLEYHILGNHLFANAKALTFVGAYLKGGNSDKLLTLGVKLLNNELDEQFLADGAHFELSPMYHEILLWDLLELIDLAITSNREELIACLPKWTGVAERALFWLTTMMHDDGEISFFNDSAIGIAMRPQQIFSYARKLGLIYSNVEKKLITNKNSGYSRVSLANYTVIFDHANVGPDYLPGHAHADTLSFELSIGKQRVFVNSGTSLYGTSAERLRQRKTPAHNTVSVSGYDSSQVWSGFRVARRAYAQLIKATCDENKVQLIASHNGYMQQSPKVIHTRELDCTHDSIIISDVLSKPIQARFHLHIHPDVNVIKLSEKKLKIIQDGEILCLIVSAEPITIQDSTWHPEFGKSIANKKIEIDFISGCLRTEIIQIKRES